A genomic region of Eucalyptus grandis isolate ANBG69807.140 chromosome 5, ASM1654582v1, whole genome shotgun sequence contains the following coding sequences:
- the LOC104447621 gene encoding LOW QUALITY PROTEIN: peroxidase 27 (The sequence of the model RefSeq protein was modified relative to this genomic sequence to represent the inferred CDS: inserted 1 base in 1 codon), protein MACPKLFLSCLLLQLMFLFLVPEVAHGQGLKVGFYQKTCPNAEAIVKKVMDQVMSVAPSLSGPLLRMHFHDCFVRGCEGSILLNSSTNQAEKDAPPNLSLRGYQVIDRVKTALEKACPGTVSCADVLAIVARDVVVATGALSYDVETGRRDGXVSSLNEALNNLVPPNANITTLKADFAMKGLSVKDLVVLSGGHTLGTSHCSSFSDRLYNFTGKGDTDPKLDSNYIARLKLKCKPNDQTTLVEMDPGSVRTFDIKYFDLIPKRRGLFTSDAALLDDSETKAYIDLQIKTGGSTFFKDFGVSMVNMGRIGVLTGTAGEVRKVCAKVN, encoded by the exons ATGGCTTGTCCGAAGCTCTTCTTGTCTTGTTTGTTGCTTCAGTTGATGTTCTTGTTCCTTGTCCCTGAGGTCGCTCACGGTCAGGGTCTCAAAGTAGGGTTTTACCAGAAGACCTGCCCAAATGCAGAGGCCATCGTGAAGAAGGTCATGGATCAAGTCATGTCCGTTGCACCGAGTCTCTCTGGCCCTCTCTTGAGGATGCATTTTCACGACTGTTTCGTTAGG GGTTGCGAAGGTTCAATACTCTTGAACTCTTCGACCAATCAAGCCGAGAAGGACGCGCCACCGAATCTCAGCCTTCGCGGTTACCAGGTGATCGATAGAGTCAAAACGGCGTTGGAGAAGGCATGTCCCGGCACCGTTTCGTGTGCTGACGTTTTGGCCATCGTCGCAAGAGATGTCGTCGTCGCG ACCGGAGCACTTTCCTATGATGTGGAAACTGGACGAAGAGATG ACGTCTCTAGTTTAAACGAGGCGCTTAACAACTTAGTACCACCTAATGCCAACATTACAACTCTGAAAGCAGATTTTGCAATGAAGGGCCTCAGTGTGAAGGACCTTGTCGTCCTATCAG GTGGCCACACCCTTGGAACTTCACACTGCTCTTCCTTCTCCGACCGCCTCTACAACTTCACCGGAAAGGGCGACACCGACCCCAAGCTCGACTCTAACTACATAGCAAGACTAAAGCTCAAGTGCAAGCCGAATGACCAAACCACCCTCGTTGAGATGGACCCAGGAAGCGTGAGGACGTTCGACATCAAATACTTCGATCTGATCCCGAAGAGAAGAGGACTCTTCACTTCGGACGCCGCACTTCTTGATGATAGCGAAACCAAGGCGTACATTGACCTCCAGATCAAGACCGGTGGATCCACCTTCTTCAAGGACTTTGGAGTGTCAATGGTGAACATGGGTCGGATCGGCGTGCTCACCGGAACGGCTGGTGAAGTCAGGAAAGTGTGTGCAAAGGTTAATTAA
- the LOC120293540 gene encoding peroxidase 27-like — translation MACSKLFLSCLLVQLTFLFLVPEVAHGQGLKVGFYQKACPNAEAIVKGVIREVMSVAPSLSGPLLRMHFHDCFVRGCEGSVLLNSPTNQSEKNAGPNLSLRGFQTIDRVKTALEKACPGIVSCADIVALVARDVVVATGALSYDVETGRRDGNVSILTDALNNLIPPSANITTLKADFAKKGLSVKDLVVLSGGHTIGTSHCSSFSDRVYNFTGKGDADPTLDSNYIARLKLRCKPNDQTTLVEMDPGSVRTFDVKYFDLIPKRRGLFTSDSALLDDSETKAYIDLQIKTGGSTFFKDFGESMVNMGRIGVLTGTAGEVRKVCTKVN, via the exons ATGGCTTGTTCAAAGCTCTTCTTGTCTTGCTTGTTGGTTCAGTTGAcgttcttgtttcttgttcctgaGGTCGCTCATGGTCAAGGTCTCAAAGTAGGGTTTTACCAGAAGGCATGCCCAAACGCAGAGGCCATCGTGAAGGGGGTCATCCGTGAAGTCATGTCCGTCGCTCCGAGTCTCTCTGGCCCTCTCTTGAGGATGCATTTTCATGATTGTTTCGTTAGG GGCTGCGAAGGTTCAGTACTATTGAACTCTCCGACCAATCAATCCGAAAAGAATGCGGGTCCCAATCTCAGTCTTCGAGGTTTCCAAACGATCGATAGAGTCAAAACAGCATTGGAGAAGGCATGCCCGGGCATCGTCTCATGTGCTGACATTGTGGCCCTCGTCGCTAGAGACGTGGTCGTCGCG ACTGGAGCACTTTCCTATGATGTGGAAACCGGACGAAGAGACGGGAACGTGTCTATCTTGACCGACGCACTTAACAACTTAATACCACCTTCGGCCAACATTACAACTCTGAAAGCAGATTTTGCAAAGAAAGGCCTCAGTGTGAAGGACCTTGTCGTCCTGTCAG GTGGGCACACCATTGGAACTTCACACTGCTCTTCCTTCTCCGACCGCGTCTACAACTTTACCGGAAAGGGCGATGCCGACCCCACCCTTGACTCCAACTACATAGCGAGATTGAAGCTCAGGTGCAAGCCGAATGATCAAACCACCCTTGTCGAGATGGACCCGGGAAGTGTGAGGACGTTCGACGTCAAGTACTTCGACCTCATCCCGAAGAGAAGAGGCCTCTTCACTTCAGACTCCGCACTTCTTGATGACAGCGAAACCAAGGCGTACATTGACCTCCAGATCAAGACCGGTGGATCCACCTTCTTCAAGGACTTTGGAGAGTCGATGGTGAATATGGGTCGGATTGGCGTGCTCACTGGAACGGCGGGCGAAGTCAGAAAAGTGTGCACAAAGGTCAATTAA